The following are encoded in a window of Cygnus atratus isolate AKBS03 ecotype Queensland, Australia chromosome 20, CAtr_DNAZoo_HiC_assembly, whole genome shotgun sequence genomic DNA:
- the LOC118254040 gene encoding neuferricin: protein MWRGAAVAAALCLGAAWLLGRGFEPRGRLLSAAELRRHRGAEGEPGLYLALLGRVFDVRSGRKHYGPGGAYEGLAGRDASRALATGDFSPAGLVDDVSALTPAELAALRGWMDFYSARYAFVGKLVGRFYDENGAPTEALRQAEAAMEEGLRLKAESDRRKEQFPPCNSEWSSAKGSRFWCSRRSGGVNRDWIGVPRKLYRPGSRGTQCVCVRTTGPPWGQPDSMEHSDRGDLDNPHLEEYDGCHPLAEQCILNV from the exons ATGTGGAGGGGCGCGGCGGTAGCGGCCGCGCTGTGCCTGGGCGCCGCCTGGCTGCTGGGTCGCGGGTTcgagccccgcggccgcctgCTGAGCGCGGCCGAGCTGCGGCGGCACCGAGGCGCTGAGGGCGAGCCCGGCCTCTACCTCGCCCTGCTGGGCCGGGTCTTCGACGTGCGGAGCGGCCGCAAGCACTACGGCCCCGGCGGGGCGTACGAGGGCTTGGCAG GGAGGGACGCGAGCAGGGCGCTCGCCACCGGCGACTTCAGCCCCGCGGGCCTGGTGGACGACGTCTCGGCGCTGACCCCGGCGGAGCTGGCCGCCCTCCGCGGCTGGATGGACTTCTACAGCGCCCGCTACGCCTTCGTGG GGAAGCTGGTGGGCAGATTCTATGACGAAAACGGGGCACCGACAGAAGCCCTGCGGCAGGCTGAGGCAGCGATGGAAGAAGGTCTGaggctgaaagcagaaagcGACCGCAGGAAGGAGCAGTTTCCACCCTGCAACTCGGAGTGGAGCTCTGCCAAGGGCAGCCGATTCTGGTGCTCCAGACGGAG tgGGGGGGTGAACAGAGACTGGATTGGAGTCCCCCGGAAGCTGTACAGACCTGGTTCGAGGGGGACTCAGTGTGTGTGCGTGAGAACTACTGGGCCCCCTTGGGGACAGCCGGACTCAATGGAGCACAGTGACAGAGGTGATCTGGATAACCCTCACCTGGAGGAATATGATGGCTGCCATCCACTGGCCGAGCAGTGCATCCTGAATGTGTGA